The Streptomyces sp. NBC_00162 sequence TGACTGGAGAGAACGGTGCCCGTGGCCCTGCCGCGGACTCCCAAGGGGGGACTGTGACGGATACCCGAGGAACGCAGCCGCAGCCGCAGGCCGGCGCGGCCCCCGCGCAGCCGTACCACCCGCCGCAGGCCTACTCGGCGCCCTCGGGCCCGGGTGTGCCGCGGGCCGGCGGGGCGGGCACCGCGCAGCGCAAGCCGCGTACGGGGGCCCGTATCGCGCCCAGGACGCGCAAGGCGCGGCTGCGGGTGGCCAAGGCCGACCCGTGGTCGGTGATGAAGGTCAGCTTCCTGCTGTCGATCGCGCTGGGCATCTGCACGATCGTGGCGGCGGTGGTGCTGTGGATGGTCATGGACGCGATGGGTGTCTTCTCGACCGTCGGCGGCACGATCAGCGAGGCGACCGGCTCGAACGAGAGCAACGGCTTCGACCTCCAGTCGTTCCTGTCGCTGCCGCGCGTTCTGATCTTCACCTCGGTCATCGCGGTGATCGACGTGGTGCTGGCGACGGCGCTGGCGACGCTGGGCGCG is a genomic window containing:
- a CDS encoding DUF3566 domain-containing protein gives rise to the protein MSGATGAGPAMTGENGARGPAADSQGGTVTDTRGTQPQPQAGAAPAQPYHPPQAYSAPSGPGVPRAGGAGTAQRKPRTGARIAPRTRKARLRVAKADPWSVMKVSFLLSIALGICTIVAAVVLWMVMDAMGVFSTVGGTISEATGSNESNGFDLQSFLSLPRVLIFTSVIAVIDVVLATALATLGAFIYNLSAGFVGGVELTLAEDE